gggtacagcgtcgaataatttcagagctggagtgttttcatccatccgtacaacatgacctagccagcgtagccgctgtcttttaattcgctgaactatgtcaatgtcgtcgtatatctcgtacagcttatcgttccatcgaatgcgatattcgccgtggccaacgtgcaaaggaccataaatctttcgcagaactattctctcgaaaactcgcaacgtcgactcatcggtttttgtcatcgtccaagcctctgcaccatatagcaggacgggaattatgagcgacttatgagcggcttttgttcgtcgagagaggactttacttttcaattgcctacttagtccgaagtagcacctgttggcaagagttatcctgcgttggatttctaggctgacgttgttggtggtgttcacgttggtttcaagatagacgaaattatctacaacttcaaagttatgactgtcaacagtgacgtgggggccaagacgcgagtgcgatgactgtttgtttgatgacagtcATAACTAACAACtattcgtcttgccctcgttcactgccagacccatttgcgttgcttccttgttcagtctgcagaaagcagaactaacggcgcaggtgttgaggccgatgatatcaatatcatcgtcagcggcgaagtcgatcagcctcaacccatttggggatgtttcctcgtggaggctgaatttaccgaccatagtgccaaagataccttctttgcccattttgacatcgtggcgggggcatctcacataagtgcgctccaagcacccataaaaggcatctttggtcacatcgtccttctcttccgtcggggtgtaggcgcaaattagcgatatgttcaagaacctcgctttgatgcggattgtggctagacgttcattctccggagtgaatggtAGTACTCGgggacggagtctctctcccaccgcGAATGCCACatcaaacttgcgctcctttatatggccactgtagtaaatgccacaaggacctactcgtctctgtcctgtcccgtccatcgcatttcttggacggcggtgatgtcagcctttattttcacgaggacatcaaccagctgggcagcggcaccttcccaattaagggaccggatattccaggtgcatgccctcaaatcatagtccttaattcgtttggcatggtcgtcatcaaaagggaggtcactcatccgaggcttgttgtttcctttcattggggtgtttttttacgtggcgggtcccaaacccagcgcacaaccctaagtagggaatatttcgccttctcacttaagctcgccttcaaacggtcaaagaccggaagtcgtgagctgcttgagtcatatgtaaaagaatcgtttctggccactcccaagtgaatggcgatcagagaactttcctcacttgcgtgaacttctacacatgactccatcctctgtGAGCActcattaatataaatttcttgatttattgtTCCATAGCCTATAAAAGGTTCACTTTTAAAGCCACACTGGCAAATGGCCTGCCACACTaagaatttttttggaaatttgtcaagctttttatttttaaatttatcagaaACATTTCCCCTTTTGTTTGCTGTGTATAATTGTGGCCCTCGAATTTGGACATACATAatcgaccaaaaattgctctcatcgatcgacgcttgtgaccgattatttgaccaaaaatcacattttaaccattaaccactctccatattcacctgatatggcaccggcaccttttcggaaaaatgcatttgctcatgaaaggaaagcgtcaTGCAGTCGTAgtgccattcaaaaggctttctCCGGCATACTgacggccataccggccaatgaGCTAGAACACTCGTTCGATATGtttttggaccatgcaaaaagctgtattgaagcagaagaagactattttgaataaaataaattgattttgccgaaaaaaacaattgttctatttttttaagtcctgtttactttgtagCGCTCCATGTAATGtaatataagaattttaaaattatgatgaaagtcttactattttttctcattgtagtatatatctatatatataaaaatcaatgccactttctttgtaatttcatcactcataaacggctgaaccgatttggctgattttttttgttgtatttgttattattaggacaaggttcttatgtaagaaaaaattacgaaagttgccggaaacccctaaaaacagcccttttctttttcccatacaaacgttttattttgtatatacatacatacatacatatgtaagtaaaaatgattgttcgtttgttagtaacgctaacgctcgagaacggcgaaaccaatcttcatgaaatcaggagttgttcgctgtggatctggaaagggttagatataaaaaaaccatatacttttcataaggaaaagtcgaaaaattggaaatttccaaaaagtgacttttcatacacttcttttttgttttgtttttcaatattttgatttgtaaattatttgaatcgttcaatttcggtcgcttacttttttattccggaaaaattattgaaaattattcagtgaaaactttatgtgtgtttcaaacgaagtgatcaattacagattgaaatttgttacgaagcaacgaagacatcgcgctaatatcggtcggcgttctttttgccatcaacgtatggcagttcaagacacaagaacttcatgagactcccacgatgcgatgacatatgtgtggaattatggatcgctgtcaatcagcaagcgatcatcacgataatacagcaagacttttcaaacaacagctacggtgtttgatgaactttatcttgaagcaacgtatgtatatacaagtatggtgcagtcagatgctggatgtactctgttgagttgcaaaaaagaggtttgccccaggcacacatttttttttgaatggtggatggtggttacactagatcaaattgatgaaatcatttctgccgaaattcctcatgcagagaaagatccattattctacgaagcgatgaaaaccaatatggtgcatggaccttgcagacatcccacttgcaataaatgcacgaaacactatccacgtgcttttctttcggaaacgcaaactggaaatgatggatatccactctatcgtcgtagctcatcagacgacaatggcaggacatttaccattcaacttagagtagtgaatatcgaagttgagaacatattgatcgtactatattctccactgttgtctaattcacattcaaaactcatatcaatgtttagtattgcagtttggtgtaatctataaaatacgtttctaagtacgtcatcaaaggaaccaatatggcggttattggtcttgaacgatacggtcgatacgtgaactgcaataaagcgctttgtagggtatttacttctgcaattcatgaacgttttttgactgttgtgcgtctcgcagtttatttgaagaatggctaaagagtgtttttcaacccagagaatacagtacagccagcggaaacacttccaataacattgacattttccataatacaattgctaagtatttggaatagaagaaaagaactgcaaccaaatacgccgtgaaatagattataaatggttcagtaatcagtcgttgagtatgtattataccacgtgcatccctaaagactgatgtcacaacctttccagccgccttttcCGTTTTTCCGCGCCTGAAAACCATCACCACcaacttcatcatgtgcagtccactagaatgactgtcgattggactccagcgggaaatgatggagctatatttctttatttattgcgattagagagtacttaaacacttctcagaattagttgtttttgttgtattatgaacttgcgagcacctactttgcaactcaacggtggatttccctgagcccaaattcaacagtatttttcacaaaaaaacaatgctttattgacacatgaaatgctttatgatcgatttttttaaactaacacaagttgcttcagaaaaatgctatatctcattaactaatagttataatccaactaatagaaatcatatagatggtagtaacgggtgatttttttgaggttaggattttcatgcattagtatttgacagatcacgtgggatttcagacatggtgtcaaagagaaagatgctcagtatgctttgacatttcatcatgaatagacttactaacgagcaacgcttgcaaatcattgaattttattaccaaaatcagtgttcggttcgaaatgtgttttccgcttttttatcgacaaattttgttcagcgatgaggctcatttctggttgaatggctacgtaaataagcaaaattgccgcatttggggtgaagagcaaccagaagccgttcaagaactgcccatgcatcccgaaaaatgcactgtttggtgtggtttgtacgctggtggaatcattggaccgtattttttcaaagatgctgttggacgcaacgttacggtgaatggcgatcgctatcgttcgatgctaacaaactttttgttgccaaaaatggaagaactgaacttggttgacatgtggtttcaacaagatggcgctacatgccacacagctcgcgattctatggccattttgagggaaaacttcggacaacaattcatctcaagaaatggacccgtaagttggccaccaagatcatgcgatttaacgcctttagactattttttgtggggctacgtcaagtctaaagtctacagaaataagccagcaactattccagctttggaagacaacatttccgaagaaattcgggctattccggccgaaatgctcgaaaaagttgcccaaaattggactttccgaatggaccacctaagacgcagccgcggtcaacatttaaatgaaattatcttcaaaaagtaaatgtcatgaaccaatctaacgtttcaaataaagaaccgatgagattttgcaaattttatgcgtttttttttaaaaaaaagttatcaagctcttaaaaaatcaccctttactatacAATTTACCCATGAGTTTCGTTATTAGAGAGGTACTCGTTTGTCTCCAAATGACTTTGAATGGCGTAGAGTCCGGTAGATAAAAGTCGTTAGttatgttcaaaaaataaattcagatCGTCATTTTTATTGTTACGCTGTTCTGTAGAAGAGACCAAAGCGCATTTCCTCGCTTTCTGCTAACTTTGACTTCTCTTTTTTAGCTACTTCCTAAGTTCTCTGGTCATACTCCACTTGCTTACAATTAAACAGTAGCAATTAAAATATGACAAGCACATTTTTatactttgtatttatttacaatcgatcaattttcttattaattatactttctatatCCGGAGCCTGTCCTCTGAAtggtttatattatttgaatatttctataATTAAGTACAATCCGCTGGCAGAGCAGCTTGACATTGAATTGCACTTGAATTAAAGTATGTTGAGCCAGGGCAAGTCATCAGAATACCAACTAAGCTACCAGTTGGGCGAAAACTGCAGTAGATATAACtgaaagtatattaaaaatattataagattATAAATTCTTCAGATATCGTTAAGGAATGCGGTGAGCAAACTTACGTTCGACATGTGGCGTCGTTCGGATTCGGGTAGCGACCTACTGCAGTTTGACTATTACACACAGTTTCCTCCGCACTTGCAGTCGTCCCTGCACTGGAACTACTCTCAGTTGTGGGAGCGGCAGTTATCGTTGTTGCAGTCGAGGTAGCTTGTGTACTGACCCTCTCAGTTGTGCCTGCACTGGAACTACTCTCAGTTGAGGGGGCGGCAGTTCTCGTTGTTGCAGTCGAGGTTGTTCGTGTACTGGCCGTCTCAGTTGTGCCTGTACTGGAACTACTCTCAGTTGTGGGTGCCGCAGTTATCGTTGTTGCAGTTGAGGTTGTTTGTGTACTGGCCGGCTCAGTCGTGTCTGCACTGGAACTACTCTCAGTTGTGGGTGCGGCAGTTATCGTTGTTGCAGTTGAGGTTGTTTGTGTACTGGCCGTCTCAGTCGTGCCTGCACTGGAACTACTCTCAGTTGTGGGTGCGGCAGTTATCGTTGTTGCAGTTGAGGTTGTTTGTGTACTGGCCGTCTCAGTTGTGCCTGTACTGGAACTACTCTCAGTTGTGGGGGCGGCAGTTATCGTTGTTGGAGTCGAGGTTGTTTGTGTACTGGCCGTCTCAGTTGTGCCTGTAGAGGAACTACTCTCAGTTGTAGGTGCCGCAGTTATCGTTGTTGGAGTCGAGGTTGTTTGTGTACTGACCGTCTCAGTTGTGCCTGTACTGGAACTACTCTCAGTTGTAGGTGCCGAAGTTATCGTTGTTGGAGTCGAGGTTGTTTGTGCACTGGCCGTCTCAGTTGTGACCGTTGTGGGCGTGACAGTTGTAGCATCCGGAGATATAATATCGCACATATCCGCAATATTTGTCAAACACTGACTGGCGCAAGGACTGACTCCATCATTCGCACGGGAAGTTAAGCAAACTTCATCGCTGGGACAGGTGGCAGTTATGCTTGATGGCTCTTCACCTAGACACATGACAAACGTGGTGTGACTGGTGCATGCGTAACTGCCATCTGCAACACCAGTGCAGAGTCCACATTGTTCTGTGTTGCCACAATCGGCTTGAATACTTGTACTGCTTGCGGAATCGAGACAAATCGCACCCAAATTGGTGCAAACTTGGCCGGCATTCGGGCAGGAATATATGGCACCCTGTGCCACGTCTGCATAAAATTGAGTGGTTGATTAAAATAACTGtactttttgtaaaacaaaaaacaaaaactagcGCCGTTTACTTACTGCTAAAGCATAGTTGGAAGGTGGTGTTTGTTATGCAGGCAGCGCCGTTGTCATTGCAAACATTGCACTCGCCGTTGCACAAGCGCGCCGACAGCAAAGCGGTTAGTATTATGGTCGTGAACTGTTGGGAGAAATGgtgtgttaattaaatttttaaaaattttgttttataattttttattttattttttttttggtatagtatttttgtttaattgttttgtataattttttatatttttttcctaatatTTTACGAATTCTTTCTCATGTTCTTACGCTAAATTTCCACATTTTGTTATAACTTGCAATCTCTAGTAACTCTTATGTCTCGTCTACTGTAGTAATTTACAACTAAACTCTTCATAGCGGTTGCTgtggattttatatttttccggTTGTTGTGTTCTCAGCTGACATAATTTATATTCTGGATTACAACTAAAATGCATTCTTATGCACATTTACGTAGTTGCTCGTTTGTATAAacaaatgattattttgatgagTTCCATCTTTCAAATATCTGCTTTAAACTCTTTTCGAGAAGACTCTTAGTTACTTCAAGAAATTCTGAAGGTAAGTGCTGGGCAGCACACTATGTTTCTACAATTTCATAACCTCTGCCGAATTCTCCACGCCACGCAAGCTATTGCGTCAACCATTTTGTTCGAAAAGAGGACGCTTGAAAATACCTTTCAGTGGTTCCGTGGCCATGACTTGAATGAAATGACAATTCTTCTTGAAAATCACGCCCATTTTCCCGTTGTAAAAGTAATGAGTTTTTTGATGGGGACGCTACATAAGTAAACCGATAGAGGCAGCAAACGACGTCATATTTTTCCCGCTCCTTTCACATTCCTCTTCATATTTACCATTTCGTCatggaaatatgtacataagatcCAACTgagagtcgaaattattaaaatttactatcgaaattcggagtcagtagcctcaactttaaaagcgctacgttcaatttatggtcgtcacaATCGTCCTGTTAGATCAACAATTAAGCATCCAGtggaaaatttgaatccacaagAACAGTATGAAATGCTCCAGTGCCTGTGAGGCAAAGAAATGatcgtagtgtcgagaatattgctgccattAGCGCATAAATTGAGGAAGACCTTTTTTTGCGAagagatcttggcctacatcctgaCAACATCTAATTGATGCGACAACTGAAGTCGCTTGACCATCAGAATCTTCGTTTTGAATTgcgctgagcaacaacttgaaaatgatccagattttcatagaaaaatcatCTTCTGCGATAAGGCTCAATacactgttttttgtttgtttgtttcaaTAGTTTACCTTTATTTCGGAAACCATTCGTCTCCGTATGTAACGTGAGAGCAGTTTTTGGAAGCTGTGTTTTACCCACCGTAAAGCATTCATCCTATTTAATAGTGTGGGGGATATAACCAAATTTGGTGTTGGGCAGCTTATTATTCTCTAAGAATCTGTGAATGCCCAAAAATACTTACTCGCAGAGTTAATTTTCAGGATGATTCTGCCCTCGCCATAGAACCGAAACGGTAgctaaagcataaaaatattgaaatttttcaataattcgtTACAAACACTTACAGTTTGTAAATCAGatatattttaacgaaatttagTCGCTCACGTGGCCAATCCAATTGAGAACTGCGggcattacaaaatttattaaagctgTGTGAAATGAAGAATGCTTGCATTTTTCACTAAAACATGAGATAAACCTTAAGtttaatatatgaaaatgttttaaacgTGATGTAAATAAAAGTGGTTGACTCTCGGAAAACACCGTCTAACTTAAGATAacattaatatcggtattctgcttgagacgattgtctcatgtctctaattgtcacaatcttcatttagtgactctgttagtcaggagtctcattttgatattctggcagatacagtattcTACTATACAATATACTActttactgtatctgccagaataccaaattGAGACTCCtcactaacagagtcactaaatgaagattgtgacaattagagacatgagacaatcgtctcaagcagaataccgatataagttAGTTTTGCGCTGAAATTTGCCACTCATAATGTGCGTGGGTTTCTTTTCGAAGAGTGCACATTACGTAAAAATACTAATGAGGTTTATACAGAGCTGCTCTTTATTAGAACCCACAGGCTTGCCTTCTTGGCGACGTATGTTAGATGCCGACTTGAGAGACTCTAAAAAAATCGGAACGAATTTAACGCTTTTATGTTGGTTCAAACGGAATTAAATAAACTACTAAcaacataatatatacatacatatatgtaaataaaacccTGAATTCACCGTACATAAACCAGCCTTTTGTTGGCATTAGCCATCCAACTGTGAACTACCAAAATCTGAGAACCGTTGGAAGgaattttaaatagaaattcGGCAAGAATGACATTAGATCGCCAAAATAATCACACTTTAAGTCGGTGGATCTTCACACCTAGATTTTTAAATCCACTACGGTAGAAAATCTAAAACCAATAAACGCATCTCGACCCTCTTTTACACATATTGAACAATAAGAACGTACCTAGCATCAGCTTTTAATCGAATGACTTTAGATTCAATTTATTTAGATTCATCAAGAGATCAAGCCAGTTTCTTTCCCTCAGTATTATAGCATCTCCCTAATTGTGGGAGTGCTAACAGGTTTTGAGCTTGAGGATCTTACCGGCTTATAGCTGCAGAAGCTATCCTACATTTTCAAGATAAAACTTTCGGATATGTCTTAGTGATGGTGTGAGTAGAAATTAAATGCCTGAGCAAATCTGTAAAGCTGTCTTTGCTCATAAGATCGAATACAAAATTTCTCTTTTTAAGGCTTAAAAATGGATTTCACATAGTATTTCAAGTTTGATATTTAGATCAGCGTAAAACTGACCTAACCTAATTTAATAAGAAATGAGCAGAACTTCTTCATGGAGATATCAATGTGTCGGTAGGTTTTACGAAGCCATGATAATGACTTATAATTGAAAGTAGTCGACGAGTTATAGCGAAGTTGAGAAGTCTCAGCGAAAAGAGAAAATAATGTTTGACTtatatatgttacatatattGGTAGCACTCACAGTTAACTGGACTTGTGATAAAAATTTGcacttttcacatattttttaactttgcaTTGGTTGAGATTCACAACATAACGAAACTTTACGAAGCAGACAAACGCTATctcgtttaaataaaatttgtgtgaaaGTGTGCGTATTTTCtgatttatatgatttttatttacatttgttgGTGTTATCATTCCCCAACGGTGTTTGGCTACCGAGTAGCGATATAAAAAGCTGGTTgagcaattaaaacaaatttagtcTTAACTGGGCGAGAAAAACACACGGTATTCTATTTAAAATGAAGTCCAACACACACCTTTCTATTTCGGTAAGAAAAGCGACGACCACAATATGTGCACAATATACtcaataaattaagttttttttctaaatatttttctccGATTAGTTACTCCTCCTTGCGACAGTGAGTTTACTGGTGCAACATACGACAGCGACTTGCGGAGTTTGCGGCAGCAATGGTATCGCCTGCATCAGCGAGACCCAATTCAATATTTGTTTCAACAACCAACCCGACAACACCACTGCCCACGAATGTCCCAACGGTGGCACCTGTACGAGTCTGCTG
This genomic stretch from Bactrocera dorsalis isolate Fly_Bdor chromosome 5, ASM2337382v1, whole genome shotgun sequence harbors:
- the LOC105223597 gene encoding uncharacterized protein LOC105223597 isoform X2; translation: MWKFSFTTIILTALLSARLCNGECNVCNDNGAACITNTTFQLCFSNVAQGAIYSCPNAGQVCTNLGAICLDSASSTSIQADCGNTEQCGLCTGVADGSYACTSHTTFVMCLGEEPSSITATCPSDEVCLTSRANDGVSPCASQCLTNIADMCDIISPDATTVTPTTVTTETASAQTTSTPTTITSAPTTESSSSTGTTETVSTQTTSTPTTITAAPTTESSSSTGTTETASTQTTSTPTTITAAPTTESSSSTGTTETASTQTTSTATTITAAPTTESSSSAGTTETASTQTTSTATTITAAPTTESSSSADTTEPASTQTTSTATTITAAPTTESSSSTGTTETASTRTTSTATTRTAAPSTESSSSAGTTERVSTQATSTATTITAAPTTESSSSAGTTASAEETVCNSQTAVGRYPNPNDATCRTYIYCSFRPTGSLVGILMTCPGSTYFNSSAIQCQAALPADCT
- the LOC105223597 gene encoding uncharacterized protein LOC105223597 isoform X3, which gives rise to MWKFSFTTIILTALLSARLCNGECNVCNDNGAACITNTTFQLCFSNVAQGAIYSCPNAGQVCTNLGAICLDSASSTSIQADCGNTEQCGLCTGVADGSYACTSHTTFVMCLGEEPSSITATCPSDEVCLTSRANDGVSPCASQCLTNIADMCDIISPDATTVTPTTVTTETASAQTTSTPTTITSAPTTESSSSTGTTETVSTQTTSTPTTITAAPTTESSSSTGTTETASTQTTSTPTTITAAPTTESSSSTGTTETASTQTTSTATTRTAAPSTESSSSAGTTERVSTQATSTATTITAAPTTESSSSAGTTASAEETVCNSQTAVGRYPNPNDATCRTYIYCSVRTSGSLVGILMTCPGSTYFNSSTIECQAALPTGCTT
- the LOC105223597 gene encoding uncharacterized protein LOC105223597 isoform X1 encodes the protein MWKFSFTTIILTALLSARLCNGECNVCNDNGAACITNTTFQLCFSNVAQGAIYSCPNAGQVCTNLGAICLDSASSTSIQADCGNTEQCGLCTGVADGSYACTSHTTFVMCLGEEPSSITATCPSDEVCLTSRANDGVSPCASQCLTNIADMCDIISPDATTVTPTTVTTETASAQTTSTPTTITSAPTTESSSSTGTTETVSTQTTSTPTTITAAPTTESSSSTGTTETASTQTTSTPTTITAAPTTESSSSTGTTETASTQTTSTATTITAAPTTESSSSAGTTETASTQTTSTATTITAAPTTESSSSADTTEPASTQTTSTATTITAAPTTESSSSTGTTETASTRTTSTATTRTAAPSTESSSSAGTTERVSTQATSTATTITAAPTTESSSSAGTTASAEETVCNSQTAVGRYPNPNDATCRTYIYCSVRTSGSLVGILMTCPGSTYFNSSTIECQAALPTGCTT